Proteins from one Limanda limanda chromosome 4, fLimLim1.1, whole genome shotgun sequence genomic window:
- the LOC132999971 gene encoding SLIT-ROBO Rho GTPase-activating protein 3-like isoform X2: protein MSSQAKVKKDKEIIGEYETQVKEIRNQLVEQFRCLEQQSESRLQLLQDLQEFFRRKAELQLEYSRGLDKLAERYSAKIRTSREHQHFKKDQNLLSTVNCWYLVLDQTRRESRDHAMLSDIYNNNVIVRLAHVGEDVIRLFKKSKDIGVQMHEELVKVTNELYTVMKTYHMYHTESLSAENKLKEAEKQEEKQIGKSNDISSSLLRYGHDERPQRRSSVKKMEKMKEKRQAKYSENKLKCTKARNDFLLNLAATNALVAKYYIHDVSDMIDCCDLGYHASLARSMRTYLSAEYSLETSRHEGLDLLEGAVDAMDLRGDKLKFMDTHSQIFCPPARFDYQPHMGDEVCQVSAQQPVQTELLMRHHQLQSRLATLKIENEEVRKTLDATMQTLQDMLTVEDFDVSEAFQHSQSTESVKSASSDSYMSKANIAKRRANHQETEGFYFTKYKEYLNGSNLIVKLQAKHDLLKQTLGEGERAEYGTTRPPTLPPKPQRMRKSRPRSHVNHKLFNGNMEAFIQDSGQTIPVVVESCVRYINLYGLQQQGIFRVPGSQIEVNDIKNAFERGEDPLEDDQSDHDINSVAGVLKLYFRGLENSLFPQERFLDLISTTKLDPGAERAHHLQQIVVTLQRPVIIVMRYLFAFLNHVSQYSDENMMDPYNLAICFGPTLMPIPDDQDPVSCQAHVNEVIKTVIIHHEVIYPSLRELEGPVYETCMAGGEEYCESPHSEPGALDEVDNGTGPNTSDEEPEQIEAIAKFDYVGRTPRELSFKKGASLLLYLRASEDWWEGRHNGVDGLIPHQYIVVQDMDDAFSDSLQRTDSEASSGSQRDDRPSSRSDRQSPCEHTPEHRFGAALGRVRVRSDGAAVPRHRSTADSHSPPRAADQPPRVMPRPCSPRKMAVSRGLTDSPEKRRLATFGSAGCINHPDRKAFIDSHSQRSSPSTTRHASLGDHKALEAEALAEDIEKTMNTALHELRELERQNVAKQAPDVVLDTLEPLKHSSGLQDPPCSPLHTMVIRDPDAVQRRSSSSSSSETMTTFKPALSVRRPSAPLRPPPVRPVRPAPVIGQGQGPHRSSSSSSSGLGSPGITPTDRVFPKAPSPSPSTSSSSSDKQGNM, encoded by the exons AAAGGACCAGAATCTGCTGTCCACCGTGAACTGCTGGTATTTGGTCTTGGACCAGACCAGGCGGGAGAGCAGAGACCACGCCATGCTCAGCGACATCTACAACAACAACGTCATTGTCCGCCTGGCACACGTGGGCGAGGATGTCATCAGACTTTTCAAAAAG AGCAAAGACATCGGGGTGCAAATGCACGAGGAGTTGGTGAAAGTCACTAACGAGCTCTACACG GTGATGAAGACGTACCACATGTACCACACCGAGAGTCTCAGTGCTGAGAACAAGTTGAAGGAGGCagaaaaacaggaggagaaacaaatcGGCAAGTCCAACGACATATCCTCCAGCCTCCTGCGTTACGGTCACGATGAGCGTCCGCAGCGCCGGAGCTCTgtgaagaagatggagaaaatGAAGGAGAAG AGACAAGCCAAGTACTCTGAGAATAAACTGAAATGCACAAAGGCCCGCAATGACTTTCTTCTCAATCTGGCGGCCACCAACGCCCTGGTGGCCAAATACTACATCCACGATGTCTCAGATATGATAGAC TGTTGTGACTTAGGTTACCATGCAAGCCTGGCGCGCTCCATGAGAACCTACCTGTCCGCAGAGTACAGTCTAGAGACTTCTCGCCATGAGGGTTTGGATTTACTGGAGGGAGCGGTAGATGCGATGGACCTCAGAGGAGACAAGCTGAagttcatggacacacacagtcagatttTCTGTCCTCCAGCACGCTTCGACTATCAGCCGCACATGGGCGATGAA GTGTGTCAGGTGAGCGCACAGCAGCCGGTCCAGACTGAGCTTCTGATGCGCCATCACCAGCTGCAGTCTCGCCTGGCCACGCTGAAGATAGAAAATGAAGAG gtgaggAAGACGCTTGATGCCACGATGCAGACGCTTCAGGACATGCTCACCGTGGAGGACTTCGACGTGTCAGAAGCTTTCCAGCACAGCCAGTCCACAGAGTCGGTCAAATCGGCCTCGTCTGACTCCTACATGAGCAAGGCCAACATCGCCAAGAGACGAGCCAATCACCAGGAGACCGAGggcttctacttcact AAATACAAGGAGTACTTGAATGGCAGCAATCTCATAGTCAAGCTGCAGGCCAAGCATGACCTTCTGAAGCAGACACTCGGAGAAG GGGAGAGGGCAGAATATGGAACAACAAG GCCCCCCACTCTTCCCCCTAAACCCCAGAGAATGCGGAAGTCTAGACCTCGCTCTCATGTTAACCATAAGCTGTTTAACGGCAATATGGAGGCCTTCATTCAG GACTCAGGGCAGACTATTCCAGTGGTGGTTGAGAGCTGCGTTCGATACATCAATCTGTACG GTCTTCAGCAGCAAGGTATATTTCGTGTTCCCGGCTCCCAGATCGAAGTCAACgacattaaaaatgcatttgaaaGAG GAGAGGATCCATTGGAGGATGATCAGAGTGATCATGACATCAACTCTGTGGCCGGCGTTCTGAAGCTCTACTTCAGGGGGCTGGAAAACTCACTGTTCCCTCAAGAGCGTTTCCTCGATCTTATATCTACAACCA AGCTCGACCCGGGTGCAGAAAGAGCTCATCACCTTCAGCAGATAGTTGTGACTCTTCAGCGGCCTGTGATCATCGTCATGAGATACCTGTTTGCATTTCTAAACCA TGTTTCCCAGTACAGTGACGAGAACATGATGGACCCCTACAACCTGGCCATCTGCTTTGGCCCCACGTTGATGCCCATCCCAGACGACCAGGACCCCGTGTCCTGCCAAGCGCATGTCAACGAGGTCATTAAGACGGTTATCATCCACCATGAGGTCATTTACCCAAGCCTACGAGAATTGGAGGGACCTGTGTATGAGACGTGCATGGCTGGAGGGGAAGAGTACTG tGAAAGCCCCCACAGTGAGCCCGGAGCTCTTGATGAGGTAGACAATGGTACTGGTCCAAACACTAGTGATGAAG AGCCGGAGCAGATCGAGGCCATAGCAAAGTTTGACTACGTGGGCCGGACTCCTCGAGAGCTCTCATTCAAGAAGGGAGCGTCTCTGCTGCTCTACCTGCGAGCCTCTGAGGACTGGTGGGAGGGCCGGCATAACGGTGTGGATGGGCTGATCCCACATCAGTACATCGTGGTGCAAGACAT GGATGATGCATTCTCTGATAGCCTTCAGAGGACGGACAGTGAGGCCAGCAGCGGATCCCAACGTGACGACCGACCCTCATCCCGAAGCGACCGTCAGTCCCcctgtgaacacacacctgagcaccGCTTCGGAGCAGCTCTGGGAAG AGTGAGAGTGCGATCAGATGGAGCTGCAGTTCCACGCCACAGGAGCACGGCCGACAGTCACAGCCCCCCCAGAGCTGCAGACCAGCCCCCCCGGGTGATGCCTCGGCCCTGCAGCCCACGCAAAATGGCCGTCAGCAGGGGCCTCACGGACAGCCCGGAGAAACGCCGGCTCGCAACGTTTGGCAGTGCGGGCTGCATCAACCACCCAGACAGGAAGGCCTTCATCGACAGCCACTCTCAACGCTCCTCGCCCAGCACCACTCGCCATGCGAGTCTGGGAGACCACAAAGCTCTCGAAGCTGAAGCGCTCGCTGAG gACATAGAGAAAACGATGAATACGGCTCTCCACGAGTTGCGGGAACTGGAGAGACAGAATGTAGCCAAACAGGCGCCCGATGTGGTTCTGGACACCTTGGAACCTCTCAAACACTCCAGCGGACTCCAGGATCCACCATGCAGCCCCTTGCACACCATGGTGATCCGGGACCCAGACGCCGTCCAGCGacgtagcagcagcagctcctcctccgaGACCATGACCACTTTTAAACCTGCTCTGTCGGTGCGCAGGCCGAGCGCACCTCTACGGCCCCCGCCTGTCAGACCGGTCCGACCTGCTCCGGTGATCGGACAGGGGCAgggaccacaccgctccagcaGCTCGAGCTCCTCTGGTCTGGGAAGCCCAGGCATCACCCCCACCGACAGGGTCTTCCCCAAAGCTCCCTCCCCGTCGCcatcaacctcctcctcctcctcagacaaACAAGGTAACATGTAG
- the LOC132999971 gene encoding SLIT-ROBO Rho GTPase-activating protein 3-like isoform X3, protein MSSQAKVKKDKEIIGEYETQVKEIRNQLVEQFRCLEQQSESRLQLLQDLQEFFRRKAELQLEYSRGLDKLAERYSAKIRTSREHQHFKKDQNLLSTVNCWYLVLDQTRRESRDHAMLSDIYNNNVIVRLAHVGEDVIRLFKKSKDIGVQMHEELVKVTNELYTVMKTYHMYHTESLSAENKLKEAEKQEEKQIGKSNDISSSLLRYGHDERPQRRSSVKKMEKMKEKRQAKYSENKLKCTKARNDFLLNLAATNALVAKYYIHDVSDMIDCCDLGYHASLARSMRTYLSAEYSLETSRHEGLDLLEGAVDAMDLRGDKLKFMDTHSQIFCPPARFDYQPHMGDEVCQVSAQQPVQTELLMRHHQLQSRLATLKIENEEVRKTLDATMQTLQDMLTVEDFDVSEAFQHSQSTESVKSASSDSYMSKANIAKRRANHQETEGFYFTKYKEYLNGSNLIVKLQAKHDLLKQTLGEGERAEYGTTRPPTLPPKPQRMRKSRPRSHVNHKLFNGNMEAFIQDSGQTIPVVVESCVRYINLYGLQQQGIFRVPGSQIEVNDIKNAFERGEDPLEDDQSDHDINSVAGVLKLYFRGLENSLFPQERFLDLISTTKLDPGAERAHHLQQIVVTLQRPVIIVMRYLFAFLNHVSQYSDENMMDPYNLAICFGPTLMPIPDDQDPVSCQAHVNEVIKTVIIHHEVIYPSLRELEGPVYETCMAGGEEYCESPHSEPGALDEVDNGTGPNTSDEEPEQIEAIAKFDYVGRTPRELSFKKGASLLLYLRASEDWWEGRHNGVDGLIPHQYIVVQDMDDAFSDSLQRTDSEASSGSQRDDRPSSRSDRQSPCEHTPEHRFGAALGRVRVRSDGAAVPRHRSTADSHSPPRAADQPPRVMPRPCSPRKMAVSRGLTDSPEKRRLATFGSAGCINHPDRKAFIDSHSQRSSPSTTRHASLGDHKALEAEALAEVSKITQDIEKTMNTALHELRELERQNVAKQAPDVVLDTLEPLKHSSGLQDPPCSPLHTMVIRDPDAVQRRSSSSSSSETMTTFKPALSVRRPSAPLRPPPVRPVRPAPVIGQGQGPHRSSSSSSSGLGSPGITPTDRVFPKAPSPSPSTSSSSSDKQGNM, encoded by the exons AAAGGACCAGAATCTGCTGTCCACCGTGAACTGCTGGTATTTGGTCTTGGACCAGACCAGGCGGGAGAGCAGAGACCACGCCATGCTCAGCGACATCTACAACAACAACGTCATTGTCCGCCTGGCACACGTGGGCGAGGATGTCATCAGACTTTTCAAAAAG AGCAAAGACATCGGGGTGCAAATGCACGAGGAGTTGGTGAAAGTCACTAACGAGCTCTACACG GTGATGAAGACGTACCACATGTACCACACCGAGAGTCTCAGTGCTGAGAACAAGTTGAAGGAGGCagaaaaacaggaggagaaacaaatcGGCAAGTCCAACGACATATCCTCCAGCCTCCTGCGTTACGGTCACGATGAGCGTCCGCAGCGCCGGAGCTCTgtgaagaagatggagaaaatGAAGGAGAAG AGACAAGCCAAGTACTCTGAGAATAAACTGAAATGCACAAAGGCCCGCAATGACTTTCTTCTCAATCTGGCGGCCACCAACGCCCTGGTGGCCAAATACTACATCCACGATGTCTCAGATATGATAGAC TGTTGTGACTTAGGTTACCATGCAAGCCTGGCGCGCTCCATGAGAACCTACCTGTCCGCAGAGTACAGTCTAGAGACTTCTCGCCATGAGGGTTTGGATTTACTGGAGGGAGCGGTAGATGCGATGGACCTCAGAGGAGACAAGCTGAagttcatggacacacacagtcagatttTCTGTCCTCCAGCACGCTTCGACTATCAGCCGCACATGGGCGATGAA GTGTGTCAGGTGAGCGCACAGCAGCCGGTCCAGACTGAGCTTCTGATGCGCCATCACCAGCTGCAGTCTCGCCTGGCCACGCTGAAGATAGAAAATGAAGAG gtgaggAAGACGCTTGATGCCACGATGCAGACGCTTCAGGACATGCTCACCGTGGAGGACTTCGACGTGTCAGAAGCTTTCCAGCACAGCCAGTCCACAGAGTCGGTCAAATCGGCCTCGTCTGACTCCTACATGAGCAAGGCCAACATCGCCAAGAGACGAGCCAATCACCAGGAGACCGAGggcttctacttcact AAATACAAGGAGTACTTGAATGGCAGCAATCTCATAGTCAAGCTGCAGGCCAAGCATGACCTTCTGAAGCAGACACTCGGAGAAG GGGAGAGGGCAGAATATGGAACAACAAG GCCCCCCACTCTTCCCCCTAAACCCCAGAGAATGCGGAAGTCTAGACCTCGCTCTCATGTTAACCATAAGCTGTTTAACGGCAATATGGAGGCCTTCATTCAG GACTCAGGGCAGACTATTCCAGTGGTGGTTGAGAGCTGCGTTCGATACATCAATCTGTACG GTCTTCAGCAGCAAGGTATATTTCGTGTTCCCGGCTCCCAGATCGAAGTCAACgacattaaaaatgcatttgaaaGAG GAGAGGATCCATTGGAGGATGATCAGAGTGATCATGACATCAACTCTGTGGCCGGCGTTCTGAAGCTCTACTTCAGGGGGCTGGAAAACTCACTGTTCCCTCAAGAGCGTTTCCTCGATCTTATATCTACAACCA AGCTCGACCCGGGTGCAGAAAGAGCTCATCACCTTCAGCAGATAGTTGTGACTCTTCAGCGGCCTGTGATCATCGTCATGAGATACCTGTTTGCATTTCTAAACCA TGTTTCCCAGTACAGTGACGAGAACATGATGGACCCCTACAACCTGGCCATCTGCTTTGGCCCCACGTTGATGCCCATCCCAGACGACCAGGACCCCGTGTCCTGCCAAGCGCATGTCAACGAGGTCATTAAGACGGTTATCATCCACCATGAGGTCATTTACCCAAGCCTACGAGAATTGGAGGGACCTGTGTATGAGACGTGCATGGCTGGAGGGGAAGAGTACTG tGAAAGCCCCCACAGTGAGCCCGGAGCTCTTGATGAGGTAGACAATGGTACTGGTCCAAACACTAGTGATGAAG AGCCGGAGCAGATCGAGGCCATAGCAAAGTTTGACTACGTGGGCCGGACTCCTCGAGAGCTCTCATTCAAGAAGGGAGCGTCTCTGCTGCTCTACCTGCGAGCCTCTGAGGACTGGTGGGAGGGCCGGCATAACGGTGTGGATGGGCTGATCCCACATCAGTACATCGTGGTGCAAGACAT GGATGATGCATTCTCTGATAGCCTTCAGAGGACGGACAGTGAGGCCAGCAGCGGATCCCAACGTGACGACCGACCCTCATCCCGAAGCGACCGTCAGTCCCcctgtgaacacacacctgagcaccGCTTCGGAGCAGCTCTGGGAAG AGTGAGAGTGCGATCAGATGGAGCTGCAGTTCCACGCCACAGGAGCACGGCCGACAGTCACAGCCCCCCCAGAGCTGCAGACCAGCCCCCCCGGGTGATGCCTCGGCCCTGCAGCCCACGCAAAATGGCCGTCAGCAGGGGCCTCACGGACAGCCCGGAGAAACGCCGGCTCGCAACGTTTGGCAGTGCGGGCTGCATCAACCACCCAGACAGGAAGGCCTTCATCGACAGCCACTCTCAACGCTCCTCGCCCAGCACCACTCGCCATGCGAGTCTGGGAGACCACAAAGCTCTCGAAGCTGAAGCGCTCGCTGAGGTCAGCAAAATAAC tcaggACATAGAGAAAACGATGAATACGGCTCTCCACGAGTTGCGGGAACTGGAGAGACAGAATGTAGCCAAACAGGCGCCCGATGTGGTTCTGGACACCTTGGAACCTCTCAAACACTCCAGCGGACTCCAGGATCCACCATGCAGCCCCTTGCACACCATGGTGATCCGGGACCCAGACGCCGTCCAGCGacgtagcagcagcagctcctcctccgaGACCATGACCACTTTTAAACCTGCTCTGTCGGTGCGCAGGCCGAGCGCACCTCTACGGCCCCCGCCTGTCAGACCGGTCCGACCTGCTCCGGTGATCGGACAGGGGCAgggaccacaccgctccagcaGCTCGAGCTCCTCTGGTCTGGGAAGCCCAGGCATCACCCCCACCGACAGGGTCTTCCCCAAAGCTCCCTCCCCGTCGCcatcaacctcctcctcctcctcagacaaACAAGGTAACATGTAG
- the LOC132999971 gene encoding SLIT-ROBO Rho GTPase-activating protein 3-like isoform X1, with the protein MSSQAKVKKDKEIIGEYETQVKEIRNQLVEQFRCLEQQSESRLQLLQDLQEFFRRKAELQLEYSRGLDKLAERYSAKIRTSREHQHFKKDQNLLSTVNCWYLVLDQTRRESRDHAMLSDIYNNNVIVRLAHVGEDVIRLFKKSKDIGVQMHEELVKVTNELYTVMKTYHMYHTESLSAENKLKEAEKQEEKQIGKSNDISSSLLRYGHDERPQRRSSVKKMEKMKEKRQAKYSENKLKCTKARNDFLLNLAATNALVAKYYIHDVSDMIDCCDLGYHASLARSMRTYLSAEYSLETSRHEGLDLLEGAVDAMDLRGDKLKFMDTHSQIFCPPARFDYQPHMGDEVCQVSAQQPVQTELLMRHHQLQSRLATLKIENEEVRKTLDATMQTLQDMLTVEDFDVSEAFQHSQSTESVKSASSDSYMSKANIAKRRANHQETEGFYFTKYKEYLNGSNLIVKLQAKHDLLKQTLGEGERAEYGTTRPPTLPPKPQRMRKSRPRSHVNHKLFNGNMEAFIQDSGQTIPVVVESCVRYINLYGLQQQGIFRVPGSQIEVNDIKNAFERGEDPLEDDQSDHDINSVAGVLKLYFRGLENSLFPQERFLDLISTTKLDPGAERAHHLQQIVVTLQRPVIIVMRYLFAFLNHVSQYSDENMMDPYNLAICFGPTLMPIPDDQDPVSCQAHVNEVIKTVIIHHEVIYPSLRELEGPVYETCMAGGEEYCESPHSEPGALDEVDNGTGPNTSDEEPEQIEAIAKFDYVGRTPRELSFKKGASLLLYLRASEDWWEGRHNGVDGLIPHQYIVVQDMDDAFSDSLQRTDSEASSGSQRDDRPSSRSDRQSPCEHTPEHRFGAALGRVRVRSDGAAVPRHRSTADSHSPPRAADQPPRVMPRPCSPRKMAVSRGLTDSPEKRRLATFGSAGCINHPDRKAFIDSHSQRSSPSTTRHASLGDHKALEAEALAEVSKITSYVFQDIEKTMNTALHELRELERQNVAKQAPDVVLDTLEPLKHSSGLQDPPCSPLHTMVIRDPDAVQRRSSSSSSSETMTTFKPALSVRRPSAPLRPPPVRPVRPAPVIGQGQGPHRSSSSSSSGLGSPGITPTDRVFPKAPSPSPSTSSSSSDKQGNM; encoded by the exons AAAGGACCAGAATCTGCTGTCCACCGTGAACTGCTGGTATTTGGTCTTGGACCAGACCAGGCGGGAGAGCAGAGACCACGCCATGCTCAGCGACATCTACAACAACAACGTCATTGTCCGCCTGGCACACGTGGGCGAGGATGTCATCAGACTTTTCAAAAAG AGCAAAGACATCGGGGTGCAAATGCACGAGGAGTTGGTGAAAGTCACTAACGAGCTCTACACG GTGATGAAGACGTACCACATGTACCACACCGAGAGTCTCAGTGCTGAGAACAAGTTGAAGGAGGCagaaaaacaggaggagaaacaaatcGGCAAGTCCAACGACATATCCTCCAGCCTCCTGCGTTACGGTCACGATGAGCGTCCGCAGCGCCGGAGCTCTgtgaagaagatggagaaaatGAAGGAGAAG AGACAAGCCAAGTACTCTGAGAATAAACTGAAATGCACAAAGGCCCGCAATGACTTTCTTCTCAATCTGGCGGCCACCAACGCCCTGGTGGCCAAATACTACATCCACGATGTCTCAGATATGATAGAC TGTTGTGACTTAGGTTACCATGCAAGCCTGGCGCGCTCCATGAGAACCTACCTGTCCGCAGAGTACAGTCTAGAGACTTCTCGCCATGAGGGTTTGGATTTACTGGAGGGAGCGGTAGATGCGATGGACCTCAGAGGAGACAAGCTGAagttcatggacacacacagtcagatttTCTGTCCTCCAGCACGCTTCGACTATCAGCCGCACATGGGCGATGAA GTGTGTCAGGTGAGCGCACAGCAGCCGGTCCAGACTGAGCTTCTGATGCGCCATCACCAGCTGCAGTCTCGCCTGGCCACGCTGAAGATAGAAAATGAAGAG gtgaggAAGACGCTTGATGCCACGATGCAGACGCTTCAGGACATGCTCACCGTGGAGGACTTCGACGTGTCAGAAGCTTTCCAGCACAGCCAGTCCACAGAGTCGGTCAAATCGGCCTCGTCTGACTCCTACATGAGCAAGGCCAACATCGCCAAGAGACGAGCCAATCACCAGGAGACCGAGggcttctacttcact AAATACAAGGAGTACTTGAATGGCAGCAATCTCATAGTCAAGCTGCAGGCCAAGCATGACCTTCTGAAGCAGACACTCGGAGAAG GGGAGAGGGCAGAATATGGAACAACAAG GCCCCCCACTCTTCCCCCTAAACCCCAGAGAATGCGGAAGTCTAGACCTCGCTCTCATGTTAACCATAAGCTGTTTAACGGCAATATGGAGGCCTTCATTCAG GACTCAGGGCAGACTATTCCAGTGGTGGTTGAGAGCTGCGTTCGATACATCAATCTGTACG GTCTTCAGCAGCAAGGTATATTTCGTGTTCCCGGCTCCCAGATCGAAGTCAACgacattaaaaatgcatttgaaaGAG GAGAGGATCCATTGGAGGATGATCAGAGTGATCATGACATCAACTCTGTGGCCGGCGTTCTGAAGCTCTACTTCAGGGGGCTGGAAAACTCACTGTTCCCTCAAGAGCGTTTCCTCGATCTTATATCTACAACCA AGCTCGACCCGGGTGCAGAAAGAGCTCATCACCTTCAGCAGATAGTTGTGACTCTTCAGCGGCCTGTGATCATCGTCATGAGATACCTGTTTGCATTTCTAAACCA TGTTTCCCAGTACAGTGACGAGAACATGATGGACCCCTACAACCTGGCCATCTGCTTTGGCCCCACGTTGATGCCCATCCCAGACGACCAGGACCCCGTGTCCTGCCAAGCGCATGTCAACGAGGTCATTAAGACGGTTATCATCCACCATGAGGTCATTTACCCAAGCCTACGAGAATTGGAGGGACCTGTGTATGAGACGTGCATGGCTGGAGGGGAAGAGTACTG tGAAAGCCCCCACAGTGAGCCCGGAGCTCTTGATGAGGTAGACAATGGTACTGGTCCAAACACTAGTGATGAAG AGCCGGAGCAGATCGAGGCCATAGCAAAGTTTGACTACGTGGGCCGGACTCCTCGAGAGCTCTCATTCAAGAAGGGAGCGTCTCTGCTGCTCTACCTGCGAGCCTCTGAGGACTGGTGGGAGGGCCGGCATAACGGTGTGGATGGGCTGATCCCACATCAGTACATCGTGGTGCAAGACAT GGATGATGCATTCTCTGATAGCCTTCAGAGGACGGACAGTGAGGCCAGCAGCGGATCCCAACGTGACGACCGACCCTCATCCCGAAGCGACCGTCAGTCCCcctgtgaacacacacctgagcaccGCTTCGGAGCAGCTCTGGGAAG AGTGAGAGTGCGATCAGATGGAGCTGCAGTTCCACGCCACAGGAGCACGGCCGACAGTCACAGCCCCCCCAGAGCTGCAGACCAGCCCCCCCGGGTGATGCCTCGGCCCTGCAGCCCACGCAAAATGGCCGTCAGCAGGGGCCTCACGGACAGCCCGGAGAAACGCCGGCTCGCAACGTTTGGCAGTGCGGGCTGCATCAACCACCCAGACAGGAAGGCCTTCATCGACAGCCACTCTCAACGCTCCTCGCCCAGCACCACTCGCCATGCGAGTCTGGGAGACCACAAAGCTCTCGAAGCTGAAGCGCTCGCTGAGGTCAGCAAAATAACCAGCT atgtgtttcaggACATAGAGAAAACGATGAATACGGCTCTCCACGAGTTGCGGGAACTGGAGAGACAGAATGTAGCCAAACAGGCGCCCGATGTGGTTCTGGACACCTTGGAACCTCTCAAACACTCCAGCGGACTCCAGGATCCACCATGCAGCCCCTTGCACACCATGGTGATCCGGGACCCAGACGCCGTCCAGCGacgtagcagcagcagctcctcctccgaGACCATGACCACTTTTAAACCTGCTCTGTCGGTGCGCAGGCCGAGCGCACCTCTACGGCCCCCGCCTGTCAGACCGGTCCGACCTGCTCCGGTGATCGGACAGGGGCAgggaccacaccgctccagcaGCTCGAGCTCCTCTGGTCTGGGAAGCCCAGGCATCACCCCCACCGACAGGGTCTTCCCCAAAGCTCCCTCCCCGTCGCcatcaacctcctcctcctcctcagacaaACAAGGTAACATGTAG